Proteins found in one Pontibacter sp. SGAir0037 genomic segment:
- the thrA gene encoding bifunctional aspartate kinase/homoserine dehydrogenase I — translation MKVLKFGGTAVGSLEGINNMLDIINAEIQQGETPVIIISAMGGVTNMLAAMAEQAAQGGEFEAELNEIKARHIDVVKEMLPMEQQNEVFGQLQQYFDELTKVLQAIQSLKECTAKTHDLVISYGERCAAYLISKIAEQQFPESVFVDSTHLIKTDSNFGQARVDTKLTDNLISAFYHSQLGSLLFITGFIASDHHDQVTTLGRGGSDYTAAIVGSALNCSEIQIWTGVNGMMTADPKLVKKAFSLPELTYTEAMEMTFFGAKVVYPPTMMPVFLKKIPIIIKNIHDPAFAGTKICSDCQHTDLPIRGISSIHNISVVNLQGSGMIGKAGFSGRLFSMLAREQINVILITQSSSEHSITFAIDPKDDTKAQQLIEQEFELELQAKKLELPEVESGLSILAIVGENMKKAPGISGKLFHALGRNGINIRAIAQGSSEYNISVVIAQQDLAKANNAVHDAFFTELKKTLHVFCVGTGNIGKTLFRQLNENADFLQKHNGIQVNVVGISNSRKMLLTGAGIALEDWQQRLEEEGEPADLGQFIGRMKEMNLPNCVFADNTASPLPVTYYEEILSAAISVVTSNKIGNSSSYSQYNAFKEAARSHGVDFYYETNVGAGLPIVRTLKDLMLSGDRVLSIEAVLSGTISFIFNYFKGDASFHDVVKLAQEKGYTEPDPRDDLNGTDFMRKMLILARDAGHELEAQDVQIENILPASCLNAQSVPEFYQELKAADDYFNNLKQQAESSGRALRYIGKLEGGKVSITLQMVDESHPFFVLSGSDNIISFTTERYKERPLVVKGPGAGAEVTAAGVFADLINVGTL, via the coding sequence ATGAAAGTTTTAAAGTTCGGAGGTACAGCAGTAGGCTCACTGGAGGGCATCAACAACATGTTAGACATCATAAATGCAGAAATACAGCAGGGAGAAACACCTGTTATTATTATTTCTGCCATGGGCGGTGTTACAAACATGCTGGCAGCTATGGCCGAACAGGCTGCTCAGGGGGGCGAGTTTGAGGCAGAGCTGAACGAAATTAAGGCGCGCCATATAGATGTTGTAAAGGAAATGCTGCCTATGGAGCAGCAGAACGAAGTATTTGGGCAGCTTCAGCAGTATTTCGATGAATTGACGAAAGTTCTGCAGGCCATACAAAGCTTAAAGGAATGCACTGCCAAAACCCACGATCTTGTCATCAGCTATGGAGAAAGATGTGCAGCTTATCTTATCAGTAAAATAGCAGAGCAGCAATTTCCGGAGTCTGTTTTTGTCGACTCTACTCACTTAATCAAAACCGATAGTAACTTTGGGCAGGCAAGAGTAGATACAAAGCTTACAGACAACCTGATTAGTGCCTTTTACCATAGCCAGTTGGGCAGCCTGCTGTTTATAACTGGGTTTATAGCCAGCGACCACCACGACCAGGTAACAACTTTGGGGAGAGGGGGCAGCGATTATACGGCAGCCATAGTTGGATCGGCACTTAACTGTAGTGAAATACAGATCTGGACCGGCGTAAACGGTATGATGACGGCTGACCCGAAACTGGTGAAGAAAGCTTTCTCGTTGCCTGAACTTACCTACACCGAGGCTATGGAAATGACATTTTTCGGAGCCAAAGTGGTTTACCCGCCAACAATGATGCCGGTGTTCCTGAAAAAGATCCCGATCATCATCAAAAATATTCATGATCCGGCATTTGCCGGCACCAAGATTTGCAGCGACTGCCAGCATACTGATTTGCCTATCAGAGGTATTTCTTCTATACACAATATCAGTGTGGTAAACCTGCAGGGCAGTGGCATGATCGGGAAAGCAGGCTTTAGCGGGAGGCTGTTCTCTATGCTTGCCCGCGAACAGATAAACGTGATATTGATTACGCAAAGCTCATCAGAGCACAGTATCACGTTTGCCATCGATCCGAAAGATGATACCAAGGCACAGCAACTGATAGAGCAGGAGTTTGAACTGGAACTGCAGGCTAAAAAGCTGGAACTGCCAGAGGTGGAGTCCGGTCTGTCGATCCTGGCCATTGTAGGAGAAAATATGAAAAAGGCGCCTGGTATATCAGGTAAGCTATTTCATGCACTTGGCCGAAATGGCATTAACATTCGTGCCATTGCACAGGGCTCCTCAGAGTATAACATATCGGTTGTAATTGCACAGCAGGACCTGGCGAAGGCAAATAATGCCGTACACGATGCGTTCTTTACAGAATTGAAAAAGACGCTGCATGTTTTCTGCGTAGGCACAGGCAACATAGGTAAAACCTTGTTCAGGCAGCTGAACGAAAACGCTGATTTTCTGCAGAAGCACAACGGCATACAGGTAAATGTAGTTGGCATCAGTAACTCCAGAAAAATGCTGCTGACCGGTGCGGGCATTGCGCTGGAAGACTGGCAACAAAGGCTAGAGGAGGAGGGAGAGCCAGCTGATTTAGGCCAGTTTATCGGTAGAATGAAAGAAATGAACCTGCCTAACTGTGTTTTTGCTGATAATACTGCCAGTCCGTTGCCTGTTACTTACTATGAGGAGATTCTGAGTGCTGCTATCTCGGTGGTTACCTCTAACAAAATTGGAAACTCCTCTTCCTACAGCCAATACAATGCATTCAAAGAAGCTGCACGTTCGCATGGTGTCGATTTTTATTATGAAACCAATGTAGGCGCAGGCCTGCCCATTGTGCGCACGCTCAAAGACCTGATGCTAAGTGGCGACCGGGTGCTAAGCATAGAAGCAGTGCTTTCCGGTACCATCTCCTTTATTTTTAATTATTTTAAAGGCGATGCTTCTTTTCACGATGTGGTTAAACTGGCGCAGGAAAAAGGCTATACCGAACCAGACCCGCGTGACGATCTGAACGGAACCGATTTTATGCGTAAGATGCTGATCCTAGCGCGTGATGCCGGGCACGAGTTGGAAGCGCAGGATGTGCAGATCGAAAATATATTACCTGCTTCCTGTCTGAATGCCCAGTCTGTTCCCGAGTTCTACCAGGAACTAAAAGCTGCCGATGATTATTTCAACAACCTGAAACAGCAGGCAGAGAGCAGCGGCAGAGCGCTTCGGTATATCGGGAAGTTAGAAGGCGGTAAAGTAAGTATTACGCTTCAGATGGTGGACGAAAGCCATCCCTTTTTTGTGCTCTCGGGCAGCGATAACATCATTTCCTTTACAACAGAACGCTATAAAGAGCGCCCATTGGTGGTAAAAGGGCCTGGTGCCGGAGCAGAAGTAACCGCTGCGGGAGTATTTGCCGACCTGATAAACGTGGGAACCCTCTAA
- a CDS encoding urease accessory protein UreF, giving the protein MSQFARLLHLVDSSIPTGSFAYSYGLESSITFGLINSQFGLRNYLYSYLQQVASMEIPFINSVFELVQPEMEQELQTMAAEYDAMMLVPAIHKASVVQAKNWLKLLKLFYPDAGMGAVKEWFSVLEIPMHYTLVFALCLKKIGFSLQDVQTMYLHMALRDQVSAAIRLGFIGPMEGHKLQHDFYSIFDNLLAAHADKPYSHASRTAFLLDTAQVFHEDIYSKLFQN; this is encoded by the coding sequence ATGTCACAATTTGCCCGACTGTTGCACCTGGTAGATTCTTCTATTCCGACAGGCTCTTTTGCCTATTCGTATGGCTTGGAGAGCAGTATCACGTTTGGCCTGATCAATAGTCAGTTTGGCTTACGGAATTACCTGTACTCTTACCTGCAGCAGGTGGCAAGCATGGAGATTCCTTTTATCAATTCGGTTTTTGAACTGGTGCAGCCAGAAATGGAGCAGGAATTACAAACTATGGCTGCTGAGTATGATGCCATGATGTTAGTGCCTGCCATTCATAAAGCAAGTGTAGTGCAGGCAAAGAATTGGCTGAAGCTACTGAAATTATTTTACCCGGACGCAGGTATGGGAGCTGTAAAAGAATGGTTTTCAGTACTTGAAATTCCAATGCATTATACATTGGTTTTTGCGCTCTGCCTGAAAAAAATAGGTTTCAGTTTACAGGATGTGCAGACGATGTATCTGCACATGGCTCTGCGCGACCAGGTAAGTGCTGCTATTCGTTTAGGCTTTATCGGGCCTATGGAGGGGCATAAGCTGCAGCACGATTTCTATAGCATCTTCGATAATTTGCTGGCTGCACATGCTGATAAACCTTACTCGCATGCTAGCAGGACAGCTTTTTTGTTAGATACAGCACAGGTGTTTCATGAGGATATTTACTCTAAGTTATTTCAAAACTAA
- a CDS encoding urease accessory protein UreD, whose translation MSQTTDWSEIAVEEVKYKSKLVTSKNIQPLKILNPASPNGSCHVVLSSYGGGMVAGDQIKLRITCAAGSRLFLNSQSNTKIFKSENGAVAEQVLNGVAEEEALAIVFPDPVVLQESSHYKQVQQWQLAPHALLFAVDWFHSGRMDTGEKFLFTSFASEIRVSMAGKLVLLDRFSFSPAENIATSPANFDQYQTMFSAYLVGSPGDARFAFLAEKLLELKMPESSSLHFNMTQQVCVLSVSKVKEGVYILRAMAKTRMQLQPLYERIMAILATEALLGYNPVKRKF comes from the coding sequence ATGAGCCAAACAACAGACTGGAGTGAAATTGCAGTAGAAGAAGTAAAGTATAAGTCTAAGCTGGTTACTTCTAAAAACATTCAGCCTCTTAAAATCCTGAACCCCGCCTCCCCCAACGGTAGTTGCCATGTAGTACTCTCGAGCTATGGGGGTGGTATGGTGGCAGGCGATCAGATAAAGCTGCGCATAACGTGTGCAGCCGGCAGCAGATTATTTCTCAACTCTCAGTCCAACACCAAAATATTTAAGTCGGAAAACGGTGCTGTGGCAGAACAGGTACTGAATGGCGTGGCGGAAGAGGAGGCGCTGGCCATTGTGTTTCCTGACCCGGTAGTACTACAGGAAAGCAGCCATTACAAGCAGGTGCAGCAATGGCAACTAGCTCCTCATGCACTTCTTTTTGCCGTGGATTGGTTTCACTCGGGCCGTATGGATACGGGCGAGAAATTTCTATTCACCTCATTTGCTTCTGAGATCCGGGTAAGTATGGCCGGTAAGCTTGTATTGCTGGACCGCTTCTCCTTTTCCCCAGCAGAAAACATTGCCACTTCTCCAGCCAATTTCGATCAGTACCAGACCATGTTTTCAGCATATCTGGTTGGCTCTCCAGGCGATGCACGTTTCGCCTTTCTGGCTGAAAAGCTGCTTGAACTCAAGATGCCCGAAAGCTCTTCTCTTCATTTTAATATGACACAACAGGTATGCGTATTATCAGTATCAAAAGTAAAAGAAGGAGTCTATATTTTAAGGGCCATGGCAAAAACCCGCATGCAGTTACAGCCTCTGTACGAACGTATCATGGCGATACTTGCCACCGAAGCGTTGCTTGGCTATAACCCCGTGAAGCGGAAATTTTAA
- the ureG gene encoding urease accessory protein UreG, which yields MAFVDKLALLLHGHSHEFYESPGDYNERETRKLPSYRNFRKRAFTVGIGGPVGTGKTALLKALCERLRNDYELGVVTNDIFTREDAEFLIRNSALSEDRIVGVETGGCPHAAIREDISLNMDALEGLMTKFNNKIDFLFVESGGDNLAAHFSRELVDYSIYVIDVSGGDKVPRKGGPGITQSDLLVINKIDLKDLVRADLGVMERDSKKMRGEGPFVFARALDGYNLDLIIDHIKAAKERAYSLVREDRR from the coding sequence ATGGCCTTTGTAGATAAATTAGCTCTGTTGCTCCACGGGCACTCACACGAGTTTTATGAGTCGCCTGGCGACTATAATGAACGGGAAACACGTAAGCTGCCTTCTTACCGCAACTTCCGTAAAAGGGCTTTTACGGTAGGTATAGGCGGGCCTGTAGGTACCGGAAAAACAGCCCTTCTGAAAGCATTATGTGAAAGGCTCCGGAACGACTACGAATTAGGTGTCGTTACGAATGATATTTTTACACGTGAGGATGCAGAGTTCCTAATCCGTAACAGTGCTCTTAGCGAAGACAGAATTGTAGGAGTGGAAACAGGGGGATGCCCGCATGCAGCCATACGCGAAGATATTTCCCTGAACATGGATGCGCTGGAAGGGCTGATGACAAAATTTAACAACAAGATAGACTTCCTGTTTGTGGAGAGCGGTGGCGATAACCTAGCTGCTCATTTCAGCCGCGAACTGGTAGATTATTCTATTTATGTAATAGATGTGTCCGGCGGAGATAAAGTTCCCCGTAAAGGCGGGCCTGGCATTACACAATCTGACCTGCTGGTGATCAATAAAATCGATTTAAAGGACTTAGTGCGTGCAGACCTGGGTGTGATGGAAAGAGACTCTAAAAAAATGCGGGGCGAAGGTCCTTTTGTGTTTGCCCGTGCCTTAGATGGTTATAACCTGGATCTGATTATCGACCATATTAAAGCGGCGAAAGAAAGAGCCTATAGCTTGGTTAGAGAAGACAGGCGCTAA